A single Dasypus novemcinctus isolate mDasNov1 chromosome 4, mDasNov1.1.hap2, whole genome shotgun sequence DNA region contains:
- the LOC101435390 gene encoding keratin-associated protein 21-1-like: MCCNYYGNSCGYGCGYGPYYGSGYGSGYGCGYGCGYGPYYGCGYGSSYGCGYGSGYGCGYGCGYGSRYGCGYGIGYGCGYGSTYDCGYGSGYGCCGYRPTCYRRCYSSCC; encoded by the coding sequence ATGTGTTGTAACTACTACGGCAACTCCTGTGGCTACGGCTGTGGATATGGCCCCTATTATGGCAGTGGCtatggaagtggctatggctgtgGATATGGTTGTGGATATGGCCCCTACTATGGCTGTGGCTATGGAAGTAGCTATGGTTGTGGCtatggaagtggctatggctgtgGTTATGGCTGTGGATATGGCTCTCGCTATGGCTGTGGCTATGGGATTGGCTATGGCTGTGGATATGGCTCCACCTATGACTGCGGATATGGCTCTGGCTATGGATGCTGTGGCTACCGGCCAACTTGCTACAGAAGATGCTATTCTTCTTGCTGCTAG
- the LOC101436244 gene encoding keratin-associated protein 21-1-like, which produces MCCNYYGNSCGYGCGYGCGYGPYYGCGYGSGYGCGYGSGYGCGYGCGYGSRYGCGYGSGYGCGYGSGYGCGYGCGYGSRYGCGYGTGYGCGYGSGYGCCGYRPTCYRKCYSSCC; this is translated from the coding sequence ATGTGTTGTAACTACTACGGCAACTCCTGTGGCTATGGCTGTGGCTATGGCTGTGGATACGGCCCCTATTATGGCTGTGGCtatggaagtggctatggctgtggctatggaagtggctatggctgtgGCTATGGCTGTGGATACGGCTCTCGCTATGGCTGTGGCTATGGAAGTGGCTACGGCTGTGGCtatggaagtggctatggctgtgGCTATGGCTGTGGATATGGCTCTCGCTACGGCTGTGGTTATGGGACTGGCTATGGCTGTGGATATGGCTCTGGCTATGGATGCTGTGGCTACCGGCCAACTTGCTACAGAAAATGCTATTCTTCTTGCTGCTAA
- the LOC101435819 gene encoding keratin-associated protein 21-1-like, whose amino-acid sequence MCCNYYGNSCGYGSGYGCGYGPYYGCGYGSGYGCGYGSLYGCGYGSGYGCGYGSRYGCGYGSGYGCGYGCGYGSGYGCGYGNGYGCGYGSGYGCGYGSGYGCGYGTGYGCGYGSTYGCGYGSGYGCYGYRPTCYRRCYSSCC is encoded by the coding sequence ATGTGTTGTAACTACTACGGCAACTCCTGTGGCTATGGCAGTGGCTATGGCTGCGGATATGGCCCCTACTATGGCTGTGGCtatggaagtggctatggctgtgGATACGGCTCTCTCTATGGCTGTGGCtatggaagtggctatggctgtgGATACGGCTCTCGCTACGGCTGTGGCtatggaagtggctatggctgtggctatggctgtggctatggaagtggctatggctgtgGCTATGGAAATGGCTATGGCTGTGGCtatggaagtggctatggctgtggctatggaagtggctatggctgtgGATATGGGACTGGCTATGGCTGTGGATATGGCTCCACTTATGGCTGTGGATACGGCTCTGGCTATGGATGCTATGGCTACCGGCCAACTTGCTACAGAAGATGCTATTCTTCCTGCTGCTAG